In a genomic window of Meleagris gallopavo isolate NT-WF06-2002-E0010 breed Aviagen turkey brand Nicholas breeding stock chromosome 1, Turkey_5.1, whole genome shotgun sequence:
- the ARHGAP42 gene encoding rho GTPase-activating protein 42 yields the protein MVWIQWYAFISIPEPSSHCFHCSCFPNVGITILGLYRIGGVNSKVQKLMNTIFSPKSPPDMDIDMEIWDNKTITSGLKNYLRCLSEPLMTFKLHKDFIVAVKSDDQNYRVEAVHALVHKLPEKNREMLDILIKHLVKVSLHSQQNLMTVSNLGVIFGPTLMRAQEETVAAMMNIKFQNIVVEILIEHYEKIFHTAPDPNIPLPQPQSRSSSRRTRAICLSTGPRKPKGRYTPCLADPDSDSYSSSPDSTPMGSIESLSSHSSEQNSTTKCVPSQPREKSGGIPWIASPPSSNGQKSSGLWTTSPESSSKEDATKTDMESDCQSIASVTGPENASPPIDLTKKSSYSLSGLKRSSGSSLRSIPSAEGNKSCSGSIQSLSSADTKDTPKAPLNPDLPPKMCRRLRLDTASSNGYQRPGSVVAARAQLFESAGSLKQVSSGRQAKAMYSCKAEHSHELSFPQGAIFSNVYPSVEPGWLKATYEGKTGLVPENYVVFL from the exons ATGGTGTGGATTCAGTGGTATGCATTTATTAGCATCCCAGAA CCATCTTCTCATTGTTTTCACTGTTCTTGTTTTCCCAATGTAGGCATTACCATCCTGGGGCTGTACAGAATAGGCGGTGTAAACTCCAAAGTGCAAAAGCTGATGAATACCATATTTT CCCCCAAATCTCCTCCTGATATGGATATTGATATGGAAATCTGGGACAATAAAACAATAACTAGCGGACTTAAAAACTACCTCAG GTGTCTTTCAGAACCGCTGATGACATTTAAGCTGCACAAAGATTTCATTGTTGCTGTTA AATCAGATGATCAGAACTACAGAGTTGAAGCAGTGCATGCACTTGTACATAAATTACCAGAGAAGAACAGAGAGATGCTGGACATCCTTATCAAGCACTTGGTCAA GGTATCATTACACAGTCAGCAAAACCTTATGACAGTATCCAACCTTGGTGTTATCTTTGGACCAACTCTGATGAGAGCCCAAGAAGAAACTGTGGCTGCTATGATGAACATTAAGTTTCAGAATATCGTCGTTGAAATTCTTATAGAACATTATGAAAAG ATATTTCACACTGCACCAGATCCCAATATTCCTCTTCCCCAACCTCAGTCCCGTTCAAGTTCAAGAAGGACAAGAGCAATTTGTCTTTCCACAGGTCCTCGTAAGCCCAAAGGAAGATACACCCCATGTCTAGCAGATCCTGACA GTGACTCATACAGCAGTAGCCCAGATAGCACACCCATGGGCAGCATCGAATCTCTCTCCTCGCACTCCTCCGAGCAGAACAGCACCACCAAATGTGTGCCCTCTCAGCCCAGGGAGAAGTCAGGAGGGATTCCGTGGATTGCCTCTCCCCCTTCTTCAAATGGCCAGAAGAGTTCAGGCCTCTGGACCACGAGCCCAGAATCCTCATCAAAAGAGGATGCAACAAAAACAGACATGGAGTCAGACTGCCAAAGTATAGCTTCTGTCACTGGACCAGAGAATGCCTCTCCACCAATAGATCTGACCAAGAAGAGTTCCTATAGTCTGTCTGGCCTGAAAAGATCTTCAGGTTCTTCCCTCAGATCAATTCCATCAGCTGAAG GTAACAAAAGTTGCAGTGGATCTATACAGAGCTTGTCTTCAGCAGATACAAAAGATACACCAAAAGCTCCACTAAATCCTGATTTGCCTCCAAAAATGTGCAGAAGATTAAGACTAGATACTGCATCAAGTAATGGCTACCAAAGACCAGGATCTGT agtgGCTGCAAGAGCCCAGTTGTTTGAAAGTGCTGGTTCACTTAAACAAGTTTCTTCAGGACG acaaGCAAAAGCCATGTATTCCTGTAAGGCTGAGCACAGTCATGAGCTGTCTTTCCCACAGGGGGCAATATTTTCCAATG TCTATCCATCAGTGGAACCAGGCTGGTTAAAAGCAACTTATGAAGGCAAAACAGGACTCGTTCCCGAAAATTATGTCGTCTTCCTCTAG